GAACGGGTACACGAATCCGCCGAACATGGTATGGTGGAAATGAGCCACCACGAAGTATGTATCATGCAGGTGCAAGTCTAAAGGCACAGCCCCAAGGAAGGGGCCAGTCACCCCTCCAATCAGGAAGATGACGAACGCTCCTAGGACGAAGAGCATCGGTGTCTCAAAGCTTAGCTTGCCTTCCCATAAGGTAGCTAGCCAGTTGAAGAACTTCACCCCCGTCGGCACCGCCACCAGCATCGTGCTGAACATAAAGGCCACGCTGGCTGCGTTACTTAGCCCTACAGTGAACATGTGATGTGCCCACACCAGGAACCCGATGATGGCGATGCCCATGCTGGAGAGGGCTACTGCCCGATAACCGAAAAGGGGTTTGCGGGTGAAAACAGGAAGCAACTCGCTGATGACGCCCAGGCCGGGCAACACGAAGATGTATACCGCCGGGTGCGAGTAGAACCAAAAGATATGTTGGAACAAGATCACATTGCCCCCCCTAGTAGGGTCAAAGAACCCTATGCCCAGCAGGCGCTCTAGCACCACCATCAGGAAGGCCATGCCGATGAACTGAGTTGCAATCAACTGGATCAGGGAGGTGGCCAGGATTCCCCACACGAAGATGGGCATGCGGAACAGGCTCATGCCTGGCGCCCGCATCTTGAGGATCGTGGTAAGCAAGTTCACCGAGCCCAGGATGGATGAAAGGCCCACGAGGAACACGCCTAGATAGAAAAACTGCGCGCCCAGCGGATCCCTAGCGCCTAGCGGTGGGTAGCCAGTCCAGCCGGTGCTAAACCCGCCCATCGCCAGGCTTAGCAGTACCAGGATCGCGCCTGGTGGCGTCAGCCAATAAGAAAGGGCATTCAGGCGTGGGAAGGCCATGTCTTGTGCCCCGATCATTAGGGGAACCAGATAGTTGGCCATGCCGCCCACCCCTAACAAGATGCCGGCGATCATGACGATGCCGTGTACGCCCATAATGTGATTGTACGAGTCGGCGGTGATCCACTGCATTCCAGGCTCAGCTAACTCCAGCCGCATGAGCAGCGCCAGAACACCAGCCGAGAGGATGAGGAACAAGCTGGTCACCGTGTACTGGATGCCGATCACCTTGTGGTTGGGGTCGAAGCTGAAGTAACGGCGCCAATGAGCCAAGCCGTTATGGGCGTGCGGCGGATCGCCTGCCTCTGCCCCCATTCCCCATTGCCACCAGTCACGGAACGCCCCTACACCGGCCAAGAATGCGAGCGTACCCACGATCGCACCGATGGCCGTCACCGGCGCTGCCTCCCAAGCGGGCCGGCCTTGCCAGGCTCGCACTCCCATCGCTAGCAGCATGCCGCCGCCAGCGCCCATAGTCCCG
The window above is part of the Anaerolineae bacterium genome. Proteins encoded here:
- a CDS encoding cbb3-type cytochrome c oxidase subunit I, whose translation is MDGAQTSLLITIVGALAGILVLDALWVLARRAGLNWATGKAMVMDFLSIGAIRGLIIGTMGAGGGMLLAMGVRAWQGRPAWEAAPVTAIGAIVGTLAFLAGVGAFRDWWQWGMGAEAGDPPHAHNGLAHWRRYFSFDPNHKVIGIQYTVTSLFLILSAGVLALLMRLELAEPGMQWITADSYNHIMGVHGIVMIAGILLGVGGMANYLVPLMIGAQDMAFPRLNALSYWLTPPGAILVLLSLAMGGFSTGWTGYPPLGARDPLGAQFFYLGVFLVGLSSILGSVNLLTTILKMRAPGMSLFRMPIFVWGILATSLIQLIATQFIGMAFLMVVLERLLGIGFFDPTRGGNVILFQHIFWFYSHPAVYIFVLPGLGVISELLPVFTRKPLFGYRAVALSSMGIAIIGFLVWAHHMFTVGLSNAASVAFMFSTMLVAVPTGVKFFNWLATLWEGKLSFETPMLFVLGAFVIFLIGGVTGPFLGAVPLDLHLHDTYFVVAHFHHTMFGGFVYPFLAAIYYWFPKATGRWYDEKLGKWHFWLMTVGFLMITSSMFRLGLLGMRRRIGDYDPTLGFGPWHLMATVGGFLVGLAMLIFLVNVVRSVRVGALAPANPWRSRSLEWQIPSPPPEENYSQPPVVVGRPYDYGVPGSVYVALGPAPAGK